In Vibrio alginolyticus NBRC 15630 = ATCC 17749, one genomic interval encodes:
- a CDS encoding nitrate reductase, which translates to MSQGCKKTTCPYCGVGCGVEVNAKGIVGDACHPANAGSLCVKGVALAESLNMPSRLLYPKLITKQRPQGQEVQWQQATDLIAEKIHQAKAEFGPDSVAMYVSGQLLTEDYYVANKLMKGYVGSANIDTNSRLCMSSAVAAHVRAFGEDVVPVNYDDIDKTELLIICGANTAWTHPVLFRRIQQARENNPNLKLVVIDPRETVTAQQADLHLPIKNDGDVSLFNGLLKFLIEQQLIDSEYINSYTDGFNALREEVSDLRYSVANLTSSIGISEEKLTTFFQWFAQSPTAITLFCQGVNQAENGVDKGNAIINAHLATGKIAKSGCGPFSITGQPNAMGGREVGGLANQLAVHRAFDAESIKQVQAFWDSPEIATQPGLKAVELFEAVERGEIKVLWIMATNPVVSLPDNQLVKRALEICPFVIVSDITADSDVAHYADLLLPAAGWGEKQGMVTNSERRLSRQRQFQMPPGEAKSDWWAISQVGQALCALEKTQNGFAFTSERAVFREYAAMTGMNADSPLKLDLSQYANLAEQEYEEWVPTQWGGERPFADGIYSHPDGKARFVVTSESPTRLERTKGWWLNTGRQRDQWHTMTRTGHIAHLAASELEPTVYMNTLSATQNRLKAGQLTKLFQPNSNTSIYAKVAIDEGLGFQELFMSMHWAGRYGGESGVNAIVNSAKDPISGQPAFKSSYVEVQDTAVKTYGMFIGTQFDSGKFLYSAFQAESNLGIWRFAHDKRPKKQSFCRTEKSRRITIDIAQGWLAVDYDLVGDVRIIRSVLVVSSEPIQTDYTNFTGLIGKPMELSQLLTITQSQSSAKLVCSCFRVTDKQIHDAMEKQDCTSLTQLQNKLKCGTNCGSCVSQIKQMVDSHQHQKGKQQASQQSLAIQIK; encoded by the coding sequence ATGTCGCAAGGATGCAAAAAAACCACTTGTCCCTATTGTGGTGTTGGATGTGGTGTCGAGGTCAATGCGAAAGGAATCGTTGGGGATGCGTGTCATCCTGCAAATGCGGGATCACTGTGCGTGAAGGGTGTCGCGCTGGCAGAGAGTTTGAATATGCCTTCGCGCTTGTTGTATCCAAAGCTTATCACCAAGCAACGACCTCAAGGGCAAGAGGTGCAATGGCAACAAGCCACGGATCTGATTGCTGAAAAGATTCATCAAGCGAAAGCGGAGTTTGGACCGGATTCCGTCGCGATGTACGTGTCAGGGCAGTTGTTAACGGAAGACTATTACGTCGCCAACAAACTCATGAAAGGCTATGTTGGCAGCGCAAACATCGATACGAACTCGCGTTTGTGTATGTCTTCGGCGGTTGCGGCTCATGTACGAGCATTTGGTGAAGATGTCGTTCCCGTCAATTACGACGATATTGATAAGACTGAGCTATTGATCATTTGCGGTGCTAATACCGCTTGGACGCACCCTGTTTTATTCCGACGTATTCAACAAGCGAGAGAAAACAATCCTAACCTCAAGCTGGTGGTCATTGACCCGCGTGAAACGGTCACCGCACAGCAAGCGGATTTGCATCTACCGATTAAAAACGATGGTGATGTGTCACTCTTCAATGGGCTGCTCAAGTTTCTTATTGAACAACAATTGATTGATTCTGAATACATAAATTCTTATACCGACGGATTTAATGCACTTAGAGAAGAAGTTTCTGATTTGCGTTACAGTGTCGCTAATCTAACGTCTTCCATTGGCATTTCAGAGGAAAAACTCACGACATTCTTCCAATGGTTTGCGCAAAGCCCAACCGCAATCACGCTGTTTTGCCAAGGGGTTAACCAAGCCGAAAATGGTGTCGATAAAGGCAATGCCATTATTAATGCACACTTGGCGACAGGTAAAATTGCCAAGTCAGGTTGCGGGCCATTTTCTATTACAGGTCAGCCGAATGCGATGGGGGGCCGAGAAGTGGGTGGTTTGGCAAACCAATTAGCGGTTCATCGTGCTTTTGACGCAGAGTCTATCAAGCAAGTACAGGCGTTTTGGGATTCACCAGAGATTGCCACTCAGCCCGGTTTAAAAGCCGTTGAGCTGTTTGAGGCGGTAGAGCGTGGTGAGATTAAAGTTCTGTGGATCATGGCAACCAATCCGGTTGTCTCTTTGCCAGATAACCAATTGGTAAAACGTGCACTCGAGATTTGTCCGTTTGTGATTGTTTCCGATATCACAGCGGATTCGGATGTCGCGCATTACGCAGACCTGTTGCTACCCGCTGCTGGCTGGGGGGAGAAACAAGGCATGGTGACCAACTCTGAGCGTCGACTTTCAAGGCAGCGTCAGTTTCAAATGCCTCCGGGTGAAGCAAAATCAGATTGGTGGGCGATAAGCCAAGTTGGGCAAGCTCTGTGTGCATTGGAAAAGACACAAAATGGCTTTGCGTTTACTTCTGAGCGGGCGGTATTCAGGGAATATGCCGCGATGACAGGCATGAATGCAGATTCGCCATTGAAGCTAGATCTTTCTCAATACGCCAACTTAGCCGAGCAAGAATACGAAGAGTGGGTGCCGACACAATGGGGAGGAGAGCGTCCTTTTGCTGATGGAATCTATTCGCACCCAGATGGTAAAGCGCGTTTTGTCGTGACCAGTGAATCTCCAACGCGTTTAGAAAGAACAAAAGGCTGGTGGCTCAATACGGGCAGGCAACGCGATCAATGGCATACCATGACGCGCACAGGTCATATCGCACACCTTGCCGCCTCTGAGTTAGAACCAACCGTGTACATGAACACACTCTCTGCCACTCAAAATCGCTTAAAAGCAGGACAACTCACCAAGCTGTTCCAGCCCAATTCAAACACCAGTATTTATGCCAAAGTTGCCATTGATGAAGGTTTGGGTTTTCAGGAGCTGTTTATGTCAATGCACTGGGCGGGTCGATATGGCGGTGAAAGCGGTGTTAACGCGATAGTAAACAGCGCAAAAGACCCTATTTCTGGGCAGCCTGCATTTAAGTCGTCTTATGTTGAAGTGCAAGATACAGCAGTAAAAACCTACGGTATGTTCATCGGTACACAGTTTGATTCCGGCAAGTTTCTCTACAGCGCATTTCAAGCAGAAAGTAATCTGGGCATCTGGCGCTTTGCACACGATAAACGGCCAAAGAAGCAGAGTTTTTGTCGAACGGAAAAGAGCCGCAGGATTACGATAGATATTGCCCAGGGTTGGCTAGCGGTGGATTACGACCTTGTTGGAGACGTTCGTATCATTCGTTCTGTTTTAGTGGTGTCTAGTGAACCGATTCAAACCGACTACACCAACTTTACCGGCTTGATTGGCAAGCCAATGGAGCTATCGCAACTGCTTACCATCACTCAATCGCAAAGCAGTGCCAAACTGGTTTGTAGTTGTTTCCGTGTTACTGATAAACAAATACATGACGCGATGGAGAAGCAAGACTGCACTTCACTGACTCAACTTCAAAACAAACTCAAATGCGGCACTAACTGTGGCTCGTGCGTCTCTCAAATCAAACAAATGGTCGACAGCCATCAGCATCAAAAGGGCAAACAGCAAGCGAGCCAGCAAAGTCTGGCGATTCAAATAAAGTAA
- a CDS encoding GNAT family N-acetyltransferase, which yields MDILSAQKEDLFAIYKLENTLFGEHAYPQFFFRQAFDCWGESLLVAKEGEQVAGYILLTTSTNAHQYWIMSLAVDIQHRGKGIARSLLENVIASLTLGSSVKLTVDPKNQPALSLYLSLGFKTLEEEAHYFGDEESRLVMELVK from the coding sequence ATGGACATCTTGTCTGCGCAAAAAGAGGACTTATTTGCCATATATAAGCTCGAAAATACTTTATTTGGAGAACACGCCTATCCTCAATTTTTCTTTCGGCAAGCTTTTGATTGTTGGGGAGAGAGTTTACTGGTAGCAAAAGAGGGAGAGCAGGTCGCAGGGTATATATTGCTAACGACTAGCACAAATGCACATCAATATTGGATCATGTCATTGGCCGTCGATATTCAACATAGAGGTAAAGGTATTGCGCGTTCCCTCCTAGAAAACGTTATTGCGTCGTTGACGTTAGGCTCAAGCGTGAAATTGACTGTCGATCCTAAGAACCAACCTGCATTGTCTTTATACCTCTCCCTTGGCTTTAAAACGTTAGAAGAAGAAGCGCATTATTTTGGTGACGAAGAATCCAGGTTAGTTATGGAATTAGTAAAGTAA
- a CDS encoding aromatic amino acid transport family protein yields the protein MKESRNALNPSEINTTTAWSKHDTHWVLSLFGTAVGAGILFLPINLGIGGFWPLVAMAVLAFPMTYLAHRGLARFVLSSKIKNADFTDVVEEHFGAKAGRSISLLYFLSIFPILLIYGVGITNTVDSFMVNQADMASLPRPLLSGVLVFALIAIMMAGEKVMLRAFAIMVFPLVAILAFLSFYLIPNWTMPVMDVPEASAFASTMWLAVPVVIFSFSHAAAISSFANVQRRHYGKQADAKSEVILRRTSIMLIAFVLIFVFSCVLTLSPEQLAQAKEQNVSVLSYLANATDNPFIATLGPLVAFVAITSSFLGHFLGARESLNGLINKHFNLSEKRVDRISVAALFFSIWAAAIMNPSILGMMEALSGPVIAMILFIMPMLAVYKIEAMKQYRGNVSTYFVLAAGIVAVSALIFSFFS from the coding sequence GTGAAAGAATCTCGAAATGCCTTAAATCCTAGTGAAATAAACACAACCACAGCTTGGTCAAAACATGATACACATTGGGTTCTTAGCCTATTTGGAACAGCCGTTGGCGCAGGCATCCTGTTTCTGCCAATTAACCTTGGGATTGGAGGTTTTTGGCCTTTAGTCGCGATGGCAGTACTTGCTTTTCCAATGACCTATCTTGCGCACCGTGGCTTAGCTCGTTTTGTACTATCTTCTAAGATCAAAAACGCAGACTTCACTGATGTAGTGGAAGAGCACTTCGGCGCAAAAGCAGGCCGTTCTATTTCACTGCTGTATTTTCTTTCGATCTTCCCGATCCTGTTGATATATGGGGTTGGAATAACAAACACAGTAGATAGCTTCATGGTAAATCAGGCTGATATGGCTTCTTTACCTAGACCTTTGCTTTCTGGCGTACTAGTGTTTGCACTAATTGCTATTATGATGGCGGGTGAAAAAGTAATGCTACGGGCCTTTGCCATTATGGTGTTCCCACTTGTTGCCATTCTTGCCTTTCTATCATTTTACTTAATACCGAACTGGACCATGCCTGTCATGGATGTGCCAGAAGCGTCAGCTTTTGCTAGCACTATGTGGTTAGCAGTTCCTGTAGTGATTTTCTCGTTTAGTCACGCAGCTGCAATTTCAAGCTTTGCAAATGTACAACGTCGCCATTACGGTAAGCAGGCAGATGCCAAATCCGAAGTTATTCTTCGCCGCACTAGCATCATGCTGATTGCCTTTGTTCTTATTTTTGTATTTTCCTGTGTGCTAACACTGTCACCTGAACAATTGGCTCAAGCAAAAGAACAAAACGTATCCGTATTGTCTTACCTAGCGAACGCAACCGATAATCCATTTATTGCAACACTTGGTCCTTTAGTAGCGTTTGTTGCTATCACTTCATCTTTCCTTGGGCATTTTTTAGGTGCGCGTGAAAGCTTAAATGGTTTAATTAACAAGCATTTTAACCTATCTGAGAAGCGTGTTGATCGTATCAGCGTGGCAGCACTGTTCTTCTCAATCTGGGCGGCCGCGATCATGAACCCAAGTATTCTTGGTATGATGGAAGCATTGTCAGGGCCTGTTATTGCAATGATCTTATTTATTATGCCAATGTTAGCGGTGTATAAAATCGAGGCGATGAAACAATATCGAGGAAATGTCTCTACTTACTTTGTTCTAGCAGCAGGCATTGTGGCGGTAAGTGCATTGATTTTTAGCTTCTTCAGCTAA